The following proteins come from a genomic window of Pyxidicoccus sp. MSG2:
- a CDS encoding sigma 54-interacting transcriptional regulator, producing the protein MEKDPSTLQPSGASGGASGSGEEKVPGLLRLFSGDAAMAEVLPLRDGALELGRGAVELGEVQDPRMSRRHARVHFDGRRFWVTDLGSQNGTFVEGKQVPARTPQEVQRVLRMGDSLFVPCADVGPLARHGVVLRDGFVRGHAMQRLLAEVARLAQVGSTLHIHGESGAGKEGVARAFHQSGPRGAGPFVAVNCAAIPQSLAERLLFGARRGAYSGADADAQGYVQAADGGTLFLDEVVELDLSVQAKLLRVLESREVLSLGASKPKPVDLHVCSASNKDLRARVAGGHLREDLYFRLGRPEVMLPPLRQRPEEIPLLLQQEVRQVAPGLGMHVSLVEECLLRPWPGNVRELRVEVRSAVQSALLGGEARVKALHLSPSAGTAFGPAMSTPVPMETGSVRREVSSRAPPLEAGEKARIEEALRQQGGNVAAAARALGMHRTQLRRLLARHGIAVAPGSEGD; encoded by the coding sequence ATGGAGAAGGACCCATCGACCCTGCAGCCGAGCGGAGCCAGCGGAGGCGCGAGCGGCTCCGGTGAGGAGAAGGTGCCGGGTCTCTTGCGCCTGTTCAGCGGGGACGCGGCGATGGCGGAGGTGTTGCCGCTGCGGGACGGGGCCCTGGAGTTGGGGCGGGGCGCCGTTGAGCTGGGGGAGGTCCAGGACCCGCGCATGTCCCGGCGTCACGCTCGCGTCCACTTCGATGGGCGACGCTTCTGGGTGACGGACCTCGGCAGTCAGAACGGCACGTTCGTGGAGGGGAAGCAGGTGCCCGCCAGAACGCCGCAGGAAGTCCAGCGGGTCCTCCGCATGGGGGACTCGCTGTTCGTCCCCTGCGCGGACGTGGGTCCCCTGGCGCGGCACGGCGTGGTGCTCCGGGACGGCTTCGTGCGCGGCCACGCCATGCAACGGTTGCTGGCGGAAGTGGCGCGGCTGGCGCAGGTCGGGTCCACGCTGCACATCCACGGGGAGAGCGGTGCGGGCAAGGAGGGCGTGGCGCGTGCCTTCCATCAGAGCGGGCCCCGAGGCGCGGGGCCCTTCGTGGCGGTCAACTGCGCAGCGATTCCCCAGAGCCTCGCGGAGCGGCTGCTGTTCGGCGCCAGGCGCGGCGCGTACTCCGGGGCCGACGCGGATGCCCAGGGCTACGTCCAGGCCGCGGACGGCGGCACGCTGTTCCTGGATGAAGTGGTGGAGCTGGACCTGTCCGTCCAGGCGAAGCTGCTGCGAGTGCTGGAAAGCCGGGAGGTCCTCTCGCTGGGCGCCTCGAAGCCGAAGCCGGTGGACCTTCACGTCTGCTCCGCGAGCAACAAGGACCTGCGCGCGCGGGTGGCGGGCGGGCATCTCCGGGAGGACCTCTACTTCCGCCTGGGCAGGCCGGAGGTGATGCTGCCGCCGCTGCGTCAGCGCCCCGAGGAGATTCCCCTGTTGCTCCAGCAGGAGGTGCGGCAGGTGGCGCCCGGATTGGGAATGCACGTGTCGCTGGTGGAGGAGTGCCTGCTGCGGCCCTGGCCAGGGAATGTCCGGGAGCTGCGGGTCGAGGTGCGCAGTGCCGTCCAGTCCGCGCTCCTGGGCGGCGAGGCGCGCGTGAAGGCCCTCCACCTGAGCCCGAGCGCCGGCACCGCGTTCGGGCCCGCGATGTCGACTCCGGTGCCGATGGAGACGGGAAGCGTCAGGCGAGAAGTGTCCTCGCGGGCGCCACCCCTGGAGGCCGGGGAGAAGGCGCGCATCGAGGAGGCGCTGCGCCAGCAGGGTGGCAACGTGGCCGCCGCGGCGCGGGCGCTCGGCATGCATCGCACGCAGCTCCGGCGGTTGCTCGCGCGCCATGGCATCGCCGTGGCTCCCGGGAGCGAGGGCGACTGA
- a CDS encoding ADYC domain-containing protein: protein MALLLWVSGCKTCGSHLPPPKPVPDKEAPADAGTVTSPADEPLSTTGCSDGKCKAPWPPPEVPTSFAACPTGSCGPGSQNGRGIYVSNTDVRSYCFRDEHAASPSFPYSFCPEFFINTPTGVRLQVRDWTNPNWVRDTPVQAWLEPASGTRQSVTLKSIRSDQSRLVITYETAGQVHEVTGAGLEQVRLGFQLSVIDDAYVYEMKLSAASGAGGPEELHRYRLDYRYKLGSTPSAWMTHCEDSAAGNRISFLGGKKVDGLTARVTDEPGVTTLSCETGAISTCLAWGYTPWSSRTGDPKWSDYLFRSCLHAKRAAYFVQFGDFKSYTVSGTEIFKRDPFGINSEQMPHFEALWSPRGAECLNTENARHGELLPASARLPPCTPIGWEKTEFGRLATSPQTLP from the coding sequence ATGGCACTGTTGCTGTGGGTGAGCGGATGCAAGACGTGCGGCTCTCACCTGCCGCCGCCCAAACCCGTCCCCGACAAGGAGGCGCCAGCCGACGCCGGCACCGTCACGTCCCCTGCTGACGAGCCGCTGTCCACCACCGGGTGCAGCGATGGGAAGTGCAAGGCTCCGTGGCCGCCACCCGAGGTCCCGACGAGCTTCGCCGCCTGCCCGACGGGCTCTTGTGGTCCCGGCAGCCAGAATGGCAGGGGAATCTACGTCTCCAACACCGATGTGCGGAGCTACTGCTTCAGGGACGAGCACGCCGCCTCACCCTCGTTCCCATACTCATTCTGCCCCGAGTTCTTCATCAACACCCCCACCGGGGTTCGACTCCAGGTGCGGGATTGGACCAATCCCAATTGGGTCCGCGATACCCCGGTCCAGGCCTGGCTCGAGCCCGCCTCAGGCACCCGTCAGTCCGTCACCCTGAAGAGCATCCGGAGTGACCAGAGCCGGCTCGTCATCACCTACGAGACGGCAGGTCAGGTGCATGAGGTCACCGGTGCCGGACTGGAGCAGGTGAGGCTCGGGTTCCAGCTCAGCGTCATTGATGACGCCTACGTGTACGAGATGAAGCTCAGCGCCGCATCGGGCGCCGGGGGTCCAGAGGAACTCCACCGGTATCGCCTCGACTACCGGTACAAGCTGGGCAGCACGCCGTCCGCTTGGATGACTCACTGCGAGGACTCCGCCGCGGGAAACCGGATCTCCTTCCTGGGAGGAAAGAAGGTGGATGGCCTGACGGCTCGCGTGACGGATGAACCCGGCGTCACGACCCTGAGCTGCGAAACGGGAGCCATCAGCACCTGTCTGGCCTGGGGCTACACGCCGTGGAGCTCCCGGACGGGGGACCCCAAGTGGAGCGACTACCTCTTCCGTTCGTGCCTGCACGCCAAGCGCGCGGCCTACTTCGTCCAGTTCGGCGACTTCAAGAGCTACACGGTTTCCGGAACCGAGATCTTCAAGCGGGACCCGTTCGGCATCAACTCCGAGCAGATGCCTCACTTCGAAGCGCTCTGGAGCCCCCGAGGCGCGGAGTGCCTCAACACGGAGAATGCTCGTCACGGAGAGCTCCTCCCGGCCTCCGCAAGGCTGCCCCCGTGCACGCCTATCGGCTGGGAAAAAACCGAGTTCGGGAGGCTCGCCACCAGCCCCCAAACCCTCCCCTGA
- a CDS encoding protein kinase domain-containing protein has product MSASEKERLALDPTLPPESLDSLRPSPVGEHEARSGETPEFPVSHWERYEFIEPLGRGGMGEVYKARDLRLGRVVALKFIRGAHPDRVMRLLREARAQARIDHPNICKVYEVGEVGAKAYIAMQLVGGQRVDQAPMSVPEKVRVMKEVTEAIHEAHRLGVIHRDLKPANILVSSGEDGRWLPVVLDFGLAYEVDQGHGLTETGAVMGTPAYMAPEQARGDVRSIDRRTDVYGLGATLYELLAGVPPFTDPTLMGTLTKVLHEEPPPPRMRVPQLASDLETLVLKCLSKEPDLRYPSARALAEDLGRYLDGEPILGQRPGLLYRLKRGARRHRALVAISALSLVSILVLSAFGVRSWLEARHTREQSAGRALLAEQLGQQVKDLEYFLRVAHGLPLHDTTREQQHVHALMERMAAREHALGEAGEGLVQYALGRGHLAMLDFEKAHEALTKAWGLGIDTRELHLARGRVLGELYHRAMEDARRSGGAEWLAGRQRELEKQYLEPALQSLERSQGLALESPRYLEGLIAFYRRDYDAAARAAAEATAEAPWDYEALKLAADIEYTRAMELLERGEYDAARSRLQAAVGQYEHAAESGRSDARIHEALAEAWLQQSELDQRQGRPPQEALRRALEAGGRALKAAPLRASGYTRQAQVLLKRYHLNRFQGGSEDPAPILAEWIATATRAVELDSSDVYAYDSLGNGLFLRGFQEARDGRDPGPAWEEAISALRKALALQPRYPWGLNDLALVYRWKGNHQREHGQDPRDAFAEAERYFRQAIQVDPRYLYAFQNLGDLYDDQAAHALAHGQDPEAEIQKALQVGQQALSIDGRFYLVLNQVAAAELTRAQYLLDSGGAPRPALERAFQHLARSLGINATFGRTYFHRARGHLVAAEHALGEARNPDGDLQAGRRALVEAYRNDAGCVDCRVVSARLSMVEAAWAKRRGRPGVPLLQQALAEARQAVELYPYYEAHQELARVYWHLAEEQPASAALESIARGEEQVGLALKLDPALAQAHAIRGGLLLTRARLERQAATRMETLRQARAALVRAVELNPLLRREYEEPLREVEQRLSQP; this is encoded by the coding sequence ATGTCAGCTTCCGAAAAGGAAAGACTGGCTCTCGACCCGACGCTCCCACCCGAAAGCCTCGACTCCCTTCGGCCGTCCCCCGTTGGAGAGCATGAGGCGCGGTCTGGGGAGACGCCGGAGTTCCCGGTCAGCCACTGGGAGCGCTACGAGTTCATCGAGCCGCTGGGCCGCGGCGGCATGGGCGAGGTCTACAAGGCGCGCGACCTGCGCCTGGGCCGCGTCGTCGCGCTCAAGTTCATCCGCGGGGCGCATCCGGACCGAGTCATGCGCCTGCTGCGCGAGGCCCGCGCGCAGGCGCGCATCGACCACCCGAACATCTGCAAGGTCTACGAAGTCGGCGAGGTTGGCGCAAAGGCATACATCGCCATGCAGCTCGTCGGCGGACAGCGGGTCGACCAGGCCCCCATGTCCGTGCCCGAAAAAGTGCGGGTGATGAAGGAGGTCACCGAGGCCATCCACGAGGCACATCGGCTCGGCGTCATCCACCGCGACCTCAAGCCCGCCAACATCCTGGTCTCCAGCGGCGAGGACGGGCGGTGGCTCCCGGTGGTGCTGGACTTCGGCCTGGCGTACGAGGTGGACCAGGGGCACGGCCTCACCGAGACGGGCGCGGTGATGGGGACGCCCGCGTACATGGCGCCGGAGCAGGCCCGTGGTGACGTGCGGAGCATCGACCGCCGCACGGATGTGTACGGCCTGGGCGCCACGCTCTACGAATTGCTGGCCGGCGTGCCGCCGTTCACCGACCCGACGCTCATGGGCACGCTGACGAAGGTGCTCCACGAGGAGCCGCCGCCTCCACGCATGCGCGTGCCCCAGCTCGCGAGCGACCTGGAGACCCTCGTCCTCAAGTGCCTGAGCAAGGAGCCGGACCTGCGCTACCCGTCCGCGCGGGCACTGGCCGAGGACCTGGGACGCTATCTCGACGGCGAGCCCATCCTCGGGCAGCGCCCGGGGCTGCTGTATCGGCTGAAGCGGGGGGCGCGCAGGCACCGGGCCCTGGTGGCCATCTCGGCGCTGTCGCTGGTGAGCATCCTCGTCCTCTCCGCCTTCGGCGTGCGCTCCTGGCTGGAAGCACGGCACACGCGGGAGCAGTCCGCGGGCCGCGCGCTGCTGGCGGAGCAACTGGGTCAGCAGGTCAAGGATCTGGAGTATTTCCTCCGCGTGGCCCATGGGTTGCCACTGCACGACACGACCCGTGAGCAGCAGCACGTCCACGCGCTCATGGAGAGGATGGCGGCGCGGGAGCACGCGCTCGGGGAGGCCGGCGAGGGGCTCGTGCAGTACGCCCTGGGACGTGGCCACCTCGCGATGCTCGACTTCGAGAAGGCGCACGAGGCGCTGACGAAGGCGTGGGGATTGGGCATCGACACGCGCGAACTGCATCTGGCTCGGGGCCGCGTGCTGGGCGAGCTGTACCACCGGGCCATGGAGGACGCGCGGCGCAGCGGTGGCGCGGAGTGGCTGGCCGGTCGGCAGCGGGAGCTGGAGAAGCAGTACCTGGAGCCGGCGCTCCAGTCACTCGAGCGCAGCCAGGGGCTCGCGCTGGAGTCACCTCGCTACCTCGAAGGGCTCATCGCCTTCTACCGCCGGGACTACGACGCGGCGGCACGGGCAGCGGCGGAGGCCACCGCGGAAGCTCCGTGGGATTACGAGGCGCTGAAGCTCGCCGCGGACATTGAATACACGCGGGCGATGGAGCTGCTGGAGCGCGGCGAGTACGACGCGGCGCGCTCGCGACTCCAGGCGGCGGTGGGCCAGTACGAACATGCGGCCGAGTCCGGGAGAAGTGACGCGCGGATTCATGAGGCGCTCGCGGAGGCGTGGCTTCAACAGTCGGAGCTGGACCAGCGGCAGGGAAGGCCTCCCCAGGAGGCACTGCGGCGCGCGCTGGAGGCTGGAGGCAGGGCACTGAAAGCGGCCCCGCTGCGCGCGTCCGGGTACACCCGGCAGGCCCAGGTCCTGTTGAAGCGCTACCACCTGAACCGGTTCCAGGGCGGCAGCGAGGACCCGGCGCCCATCCTCGCCGAGTGGATCGCCACGGCGACTCGCGCGGTGGAGCTGGACTCAAGCGACGTGTATGCCTACGACTCGCTGGGCAATGGCCTCTTCCTGCGTGGCTTCCAGGAGGCCAGGGACGGGAGGGATCCGGGGCCGGCCTGGGAGGAGGCCATCTCCGCGCTGAGGAAGGCGCTCGCGCTCCAGCCTCGCTATCCCTGGGGGCTCAATGACCTGGCGCTGGTCTACCGCTGGAAGGGCAACCACCAGCGCGAGCACGGCCAGGACCCGCGCGACGCCTTCGCGGAAGCAGAGCGCTATTTCCGTCAGGCGATACAGGTGGACCCTCGCTACCTCTACGCCTTCCAGAACCTGGGCGACCTGTACGACGACCAGGCGGCTCACGCGCTGGCGCACGGACAGGATCCAGAGGCCGAAATCCAGAAGGCACTCCAGGTGGGCCAGCAGGCCCTCTCCATCGACGGGCGCTTCTACCTGGTGCTGAACCAGGTGGCTGCCGCGGAGCTGACGCGAGCGCAGTACCTCCTCGACAGTGGGGGAGCGCCGCGCCCCGCGCTCGAGCGCGCGTTCCAGCACCTGGCGCGCTCCCTGGGTATCAACGCCACGTTCGGGAGGACGTACTTCCACCGCGCCAGGGGTCACCTCGTGGCGGCGGAGCACGCCCTGGGCGAGGCGCGCAATCCCGACGGTGACCTCCAGGCCGGGCGGAGGGCGCTGGTGGAGGCGTACCGCAACGACGCGGGCTGCGTGGACTGCCGCGTGGTGAGCGCGCGGCTGAGCATGGTGGAGGCGGCGTGGGCGAAGCGGCGGGGACGGCCGGGAGTGCCACTGCTCCAGCAGGCGCTCGCCGAGGCCCGGCAGGCCGTGGAGCTGTATCCGTACTACGAGGCCCACCAGGAATTGGCGCGCGTCTACTGGCATCTGGCGGAGGAACAGCCCGCCAGCGCCGCGCTCGAGTCCATCGCGCGAGGCGAGGAACAGGTGGGGCTGGCGCTGAAGCTCGACCCGGCCCTGGCGCAGGCCCACGCCATCCGTGGAGGGCTCCTGCTGACGCGGGCCCGGCTGGAGCGTCAGGCGGCAACACGCATGGAGACGCTTCGTCAGGCCCGCGCCGCGCTCGTGCGGGCCGTCGAGCTCAATCCGTTGCTGCGGAGGGAGTACGAGGAGCCGCTGCGCGAGGTGGAGCAGCGGCTCTCACAGCCCTGA